A window from Patescibacteria group bacterium encodes these proteins:
- the ruvB gene encoding Holliday junction branch migration DNA helicase RuvB, with product MIERNQKIAKSEKKKSPVEPKATSDEFSKLDATLRPQTFDEYIGQKDLKKNLKVFLAAAKQRGEALEHTLFYGPPGLGKTTLATVLANELGVNLRITSGPALEKAGDLAAILTNLQPNDLLFIDEIHRLRTVVEEVLYSAMEDFAIDLVLGKGPSAKTMRLEVPRFTLVGATTKFSGLSAPLRDRFGSVFRLDFYDNAEIEKILARSAKILQVEIEPAACQKLAGCARATPRIANRLLRRMRDFADINHAGVIHSAVVEQGLRDLGVDAQGLDAHDRRILEILVRKFAGGPVGLSTLAAAASEEADTIETVIEPFLLQLGLLARTPRGRVATPAAFELLGIKIP from the coding sequence ATGATTGAAAGAAATCAAAAAATTGCGAAATCCGAAAAAAAGAAAAGTCCGGTCGAGCCGAAAGCGACCTCGGACGAGTTTTCGAAATTGGACGCGACGCTGCGTCCGCAGACTTTCGACGAGTACATCGGACAAAAGGATTTGAAAAAAAACCTCAAAGTCTTTCTCGCGGCAGCGAAGCAGCGCGGCGAAGCGCTCGAACATACCTTATTTTACGGACCGCCGGGACTCGGCAAGACGACACTCGCGACTGTGCTCGCGAATGAGCTCGGAGTGAATCTGCGCATCACTTCCGGTCCGGCACTGGAAAAAGCGGGCGATCTCGCGGCGATTCTGACCAACTTGCAGCCGAACGATTTACTTTTCATTGATGAAATTCACCGTTTGCGGACAGTTGTTGAAGAAGTACTCTATTCCGCGATGGAAGATTTCGCGATTGACCTCGTCCTCGGCAAAGGTCCGAGCGCGAAAACGATGCGCCTCGAAGTGCCGCGTTTCACTTTGGTCGGCGCGACGACGAAATTTTCCGGTCTGTCCGCTCCCCTGCGCGATCGCTTCGGTTCGGTTTTTCGCTTGGATTTTTACGACAATGCCGAAATTGAAAAAATTCTGGCGCGTTCTGCCAAAATTCTGCAAGTCGAAATCGAGCCGGCGGCTTGCCAAAAATTAGCCGGTTGCGCGCGTGCGACGCCAAGAATTGCGAATCGACTGTTGCGGCGGATGCGCGATTTCGCGGACATCAACCACGCCGGTGTGATTCATTCTGCGGTCGTCGAGCAAGGACTTCGCGATTTGGGCGTGGATGCGCAGGGTCTCGATGCGCACGATCGCCGTATTCTCGAGATTTTGGTTCGCAAATTCGCGGGCGGTCCGGTCGGACTTTCGACGCTCGCAGCCGCGGCTTCGGAAGAAGCGGACACGATCGAGACCGTGATTGAGCCATTTTTACTGCAGCTCGGATTA
- the rny gene encoding ribonuclease Y: protein MDPTILFVIVGLVVGGAGGFFAAATKFKKDAEDSAKKAAKLILEAETHAREIEKHAREIEKRSHAAAEESKQEAEKNHAKAEKILTEAKTEEKEIKAKIEASEKRLVEKENHLDVKIENLEKQKITLTEREKEIEDLKIETEKIREEEKTKLEQVAKLSKEEAKQQLLAKIEKDSEEELVKKIQEGEAKAKLEADKKANKIIAQAIQRLAQEATSESTVTLVPLADDSLKGRIIGREGRNITAFEMATGVDVIVDDTPGAVLISGFDLLRRYVAKTALEKLIADGRIHPARIEETVKKAEEDAQKLMQEWGEQLVVETGVVGLPPNLMKLIGRLRFRTSYGQNVLKHSAETAWLGAAIASELGADVKMVKTACLLHDIGKAVDHEIEGPHALIGANILRKFKIPEEIVHAVEAHHEDVPIESMTDIIVQVADAISASRPGARRESLDAYIKRLEELENISKSFAGVENAYAIQAGREVRVIVKPQEIDDLAAHKLAKEISSKIEKEMTYPGQIKVNVIRETRAEELAK, encoded by the coding sequence ATGGATCCCACAATTTTATTTGTCATCGTCGGCCTAGTCGTCGGCGGAGCTGGTGGTTTTTTCGCAGCTGCGACTAAGTTCAAAAAAGACGCGGAAGACTCAGCCAAAAAAGCTGCCAAGCTAATTCTGGAGGCGGAAACGCACGCTCGGGAAATCGAGAAACACGCCCGGGAAATCGAGAAGCGTTCCCATGCTGCGGCTGAGGAATCGAAACAAGAGGCGGAAAAAAATCACGCCAAGGCGGAAAAAATTCTTACCGAAGCCAAAACGGAGGAGAAGGAAATCAAAGCCAAAATCGAGGCGAGTGAAAAAAGACTCGTCGAAAAAGAAAATCACCTCGATGTCAAAATTGAGAATCTCGAAAAGCAAAAAATCACGCTCACTGAGCGCGAAAAAGAAATCGAGGACTTGAAAATCGAGACGGAAAAAATCCGTGAGGAGGAGAAAACGAAACTCGAGCAAGTCGCGAAACTTTCGAAAGAAGAAGCCAAACAGCAGCTACTCGCCAAAATCGAGAAGGATTCGGAGGAGGAGCTCGTGAAAAAAATCCAAGAAGGCGAAGCGAAAGCGAAGCTCGAGGCTGATAAGAAAGCGAACAAAATCATCGCGCAGGCGATTCAGAGATTGGCGCAGGAAGCCACGAGCGAATCAACCGTCACACTCGTCCCGCTCGCCGACGACAGCCTGAAAGGTCGCATCATCGGTCGTGAGGGAAGAAATATCACCGCTTTCGAAATGGCGACCGGCGTCGATGTCATCGTCGATGACACGCCCGGCGCAGTTCTCATTTCGGGTTTCGATCTGCTCCGCCGCTATGTCGCGAAGACTGCACTTGAGAAATTGATTGCTGACGGTCGCATCCACCCGGCAAGAATTGAAGAAACTGTGAAGAAGGCTGAAGAAGATGCGCAAAAATTGATGCAAGAATGGGGCGAGCAGCTCGTCGTCGAGACCGGCGTCGTCGGCCTCCCGCCGAATCTGATGAAGCTCATCGGACGACTGCGTTTCCGCACGAGTTATGGTCAGAATGTTTTGAAGCATTCCGCCGAAACAGCCTGGCTCGGCGCAGCCATCGCGAGTGAACTCGGCGCGGATGTGAAAATGGTCAAAACAGCGTGCTTGCTGCACGACATCGGCAAAGCCGTCGACCACGAAATCGAAGGTCCGCACGCGCTAATCGGCGCGAATATTTTGCGGAAATTCAAAATCCCCGAAGAAATCGTCCACGCCGTCGAAGCGCATCACGAGGATGTGCCGATCGAATCCATGACTGACATCATCGTGCAAGTCGCCGATGCGATCTCAGCCAGTCGTCCGGGCGCACGCCGCGAAAGTCTCGACGCCTATATCAAACGCCTCGAGGAACTCGAGAATATCTCGAAGAGTTTCGCCGGAGTCGAGAATGCCTACGCGATTCAAGCTGGTCGCGAAGTACGCGTCATCGTGAAGCCGCAGGAAATTGACGACCTCGCCGCGCACAAATTAGCGAAAGAGATTTCGAGCAAGATTGAGAAAGAAATGACTTATCCGGGTCAGATCAAAGTGAATGTGATTCGCGAAACACGCGCGGAGGA